From the Methylococcus sp. EFPC2 genome, the window GGTGCTGCTGATGAACTCCCTGACCCCCGTCATCGACCATTACGTCCGTCCGCGCATCTACGGGCGCGATCTCAAGGGCCGGCCGCTGGACCTGTCCGGAGGGAAGGAATGAGCCCGGTCTATCAGGAACGATTGCGCGAATTCCGCGATTTCGCCGCCGAGCGCTGGGAGTGGCTGAGGCGCAAGTTCGACGACGTGGAAAGCCTGCGTCAGCGGCTGGACTACCAGACCTATCTGCTCGCCGCCGCCGGTTTGGTGGCGGCCGTGCTGCTGGGGTTTTCCGATCTGGCGACGCGCGGCTCCATCGAGTTGCGCCAGCAGGAAGATCTGTTGGCGACCCTGGAGCAGGTGTTGCCGCCGGATCTGCACGACAACGATTTGCTGGGCGACACCAGGACCCTTACCGACCAGGCCGAAAAAGGGCTGGGCGAGACCCTGGTCTATGTGGCCCGCAAGGACGGTGAGCCCACGGCGGTGGCTTTCAAGCTGACCGCGACCGGCGGC encodes:
- the rsxG gene encoding electron transport complex subunit RsxG is translated as MSPVYQERLREFRDFAAERWEWLRRKFDDVESLRQRLDYQTYLLAAAGLVAAVLLGFSDLATRGSIELRQQEDLLATLEQVLPPDLHDNDLLGDTRTLTDQAEKGLGETLVYVARKDGEPTAVAFKLTATGGYSGPIALVMGIDRNGVILGVRVVVHAETPGLGDKIEKAKSDWILAFAGRSLDNTSPERWRVKKDGGDFDQFAGATITPRAVVGGVQAGLGFFQRHRAELLAP